The genomic interval GTCTCAATGACAATCACATACATTAATAAGGCGCCGCAAACCGGGAAAACCGGCGCTAAGCGGTTTTTTTGCGAGATTAACAACCAGCCTGCTGCTATGAGCAGCGACGCATAACCGATGCCGATAAAAGAACCCGCCTGATGATTGATAAGACCGCTGTCAGCCAGGGTCCGCAGGACAAGGGCAAAGACCAGGATAAAGCAGACGGTGGCCACACGCGGCAGAAAAGAGGATTTCCCGAAACTTGACCAGAGTTCATCGGGCGGCATATCCTGACCGTGATATAAGGGAGCCATTGCCGGATGGTCGGGACTCGGTTCGATGCCCCGATTTTTTTCTAAGTAAGCCAGTCTGGTTTCGACAATATCGATCTTGTCGGTGAGGTACATGACATGGTCGGTGAGGCGGGATATTTTTTCCTCAAGGTGTGTTTCAGTCATCAATGTCGTTCCCAGACGAAGAATTGATTCATTTCAAATTCATTTGTGTAAATTTTAAATACCATCTAGACTTTTTTATAATCCGCAAGAAAAATGTTGTTTACGTATACCACAATGTGGTATAGACTGCCAAAGAAAAAAAGTACCACATTGTGGTATGTATTGGTGTTCTGATTTAAAGGGCTGAATTTACAAATTTTTTTGATTGTCCAGCCCTTGTTTTTTATGTTCTTACTGCGAAAAGGAGAGGGATAAATGAGAAACCATGTGTTGCGTCCGCTGTGGGTGGCGCTGGGGGTGATTGCTCTGGTCTTGATCGCCAGGCATCTGATGGTCCCGGAGGATTTTGGGGTTAATGGGAAAAATTTTACCTACGGTTTTTATCGAGCAAGCAATGTTGACGAGTGGAAGGAATTTCCCCTCAAATACCGTGGCAAGGCTTATTGCCAGGAATGCCACGAAGAAAAGTACGAAGAGAATATGTCTTCAAAGCACGGAATCATTGAGTGTGAAAACTGCCATGGCCCGGCACTCGGGCATCCGGAAAATCCGGAAGCTCTTGCTATCGACAGGAGTCGGGCATTGTGTCTGCGATGCCATGCCGACCTTGCTTATCCCTCCAGTCAACGCTCAGAGATTCCCGGCATTAATCCAAAACAACATAATCCTGATACCCAATGCAGTGAATGTCATAATCCGCATAAACCCAGTCTGGAGGATATGTAATGAGTTACTCGCGTAGAGATTTATTGAAAAAGACGCTTGCGGGAACCATTGCTGCCTCTGTTCCGTTGAGCGCGTTCAAGTTTTTGAGCCCGGCCCAGGTCAAGGCATCAATTGGCGACGCCAATGTCCGCTGGGCCTTTGTGGTTGATACTCAAAAATGTGTTGGTTGCGGTTT from Pseudomonadota bacterium carries:
- a CDS encoding cytochrome c3 family protein produces the protein MRNHVLRPLWVALGVIALVLIARHLMVPEDFGVNGKNFTYGFYRASNVDEWKEFPLKYRGKAYCQECHEEKYEENMSSKHGIIECENCHGPALGHPENPEALAIDRSRALCLRCHADLAYPSSQRSEIPGINPKQHNPDTQCSECHNPHKPSLEDM